One Staphylococcus ratti DNA segment encodes these proteins:
- the pflA gene encoding pyruvate formate-lyase-activating protein, whose product MIQGHIHSVESLGTVDGPGLRYILFLQGCLLRCLYCHNPDTWKVNTPSRKASADELIHEITPYLPYFQSSGGGVTVSGGEPLLQMPFITELFKQCHAHGIHTCIDTSLGCANETEAFKKHFELLRQHTDLFMVDIKHINDEKHRHLTGKSNEAILKYIQYLNEKKQPIWIRHVLVPGLTDAPEDLRTLGEFINSLDNVEKFEILPYHELGVHKWQALGVPYQLSSVEPPSDEDVQKAYDLIQFKGRAKQKSLVH is encoded by the coding sequence ATGATACAAGGTCATATTCATTCAGTAGAAAGCTTAGGAACGGTCGATGGTCCCGGCCTGCGATATATCCTATTCTTACAAGGCTGTTTGCTGCGCTGCTTATATTGTCATAATCCAGATACGTGGAAAGTGAACACTCCCTCAAGAAAAGCATCAGCAGATGAACTGATTCATGAGATCACGCCTTATCTACCCTACTTTCAAAGTTCCGGTGGTGGTGTAACGGTAAGCGGTGGAGAACCCCTACTTCAAATGCCGTTTATAACAGAATTGTTTAAGCAATGCCATGCTCATGGTATTCACACGTGTATAGACACTTCCTTAGGGTGTGCCAATGAGACAGAAGCATTTAAAAAACACTTTGAATTGTTACGCCAACATACTGATTTATTCATGGTTGATATTAAACATATCAATGATGAGAAGCACCGGCATTTAACTGGAAAGTCTAATGAAGCAATATTGAAATACATTCAATATTTGAATGAGAAAAAACAACCGATTTGGATACGTCATGTGCTCGTACCAGGTCTGACAGACGCCCCCGAAGACTTGCGTACACTTGGTGAATTTATTAATTCACTTGATAACGTCGAAAAGTTTGAAATACTACCTTACCACGAACTTGGTGTACACAAATGGCAAGCACTCGGCGTACCTTATCAGCTTTCATCTGTTGAGCCTCCTTCAGATGAAGACGTTCAAAAAGCCTATGATCTTATTCAGTTCAAAGGAAGAGCCAAACAGAAATCGTTGGTTCATTGA
- the srtA gene encoding class A sortase SrtA — translation MKPMSRILMPLIGVILILGGLYLAFRPQIDAYFTKQENNNKIEQYQTKQKKEASQKVEIPKDKSQVAGVLSIPSVGIKEPVYPGPATPEQLNRGVSFAEANESLNDQNIAIAGHTDYSLNYQFTKLHKAKKGDEVTFKVGKETRKYKITSIKDVDPYAVEVLDEMKKDKKQLTLITCDDYDEKTGKWLTRSIYVAEEVA, via the coding sequence ATGAAACCAATGTCACGTATTTTAATGCCATTAATCGGTGTTATATTAATTTTAGGTGGGTTGTATCTTGCTTTTCGTCCGCAGATTGATGCCTATTTTACGAAGCAAGAAAACAATAACAAAATTGAACAGTATCAAACGAAGCAGAAAAAAGAAGCATCTCAAAAAGTTGAAATTCCTAAAGATAAATCTCAAGTTGCGGGTGTGCTCAGCATTCCATCTGTGGGGATTAAAGAACCTGTTTATCCGGGACCAGCTACGCCTGAACAATTGAATCGTGGCGTGAGCTTTGCTGAGGCGAATGAATCATTGAATGATCAAAATATTGCTATTGCCGGTCATACAGATTATTCACTGAACTATCAATTTACAAAGTTGCACAAAGCTAAAAAAGGTGATGAGGTCACTTTTAAAGTAGGCAAAGAAACACGAAAGTATAAGATTACATCGATTAAAGATGTAGATCCTTATGCAGTAGAAGTTTTAGATGAGATGAAAAAAGATAAAAAGCAGCTTACGTTAATTACGTGCGATGATTATGATGAAAAAACAGGAAAATGGTTGACGCGTAGTATTTATGTTGCTGAAGAAGTTGCTTAA
- a CDS encoding MFS transporter has translation MNQQRQKRTKVRWMFAGMFFLIGVIAYMDRANISYIATPMMEDLDLTKKQFSLLATFFSLGYALMQVPSGFLAEKFGPKRMLSIALVWWSAFTILTGVVKNHGLLFAVRFLFGVGEAPMYPSNAVFNTFWFSKDEKGRASSALLAGSYFGPVLAPFITVAIYNTFGWEAVFFIFGIVGFLIAILWAIIAKDLPEHHKMVNEAEKLYIMENRDVVETEKSSAPWAQFFARFSFYAIAAQYFVVQFVITLFLIWYPTYLIETYKIDTFTMSKLAGIPWLLMFVLIMVGGAISDKILSTGKSRFIARATIAIFGFIVFGISLVFAVNAGSLVMNIFWMSLCLAGVGLSMVMSWASATDIGRNFSGSVSGWMNLWGNVGAMTSPIVAAVLAESIGWKPTLLSMLVLVVAAIVLWFFVKPDQPLIRDEAEKA, from the coding sequence ATGAATCAACAACGTCAGAAAAGAACAAAAGTCCGTTGGATGTTCGCAGGGATGTTTTTCTTAATTGGAGTTATTGCATATATGGATCGCGCAAATATTTCTTATATTGCGACGCCGATGATGGAGGACTTAGATTTAACTAAAAAACAATTTTCATTACTTGCTACGTTCTTCTCACTTGGATATGCATTAATGCAAGTACCTTCAGGCTTTTTAGCTGAGAAATTTGGTCCTAAAAGAATGTTATCGATTGCATTGGTATGGTGGAGTGCTTTCACGATATTAACAGGAGTCGTTAAAAACCATGGTTTATTATTTGCAGTACGTTTCTTATTTGGAGTGGGGGAAGCACCGATGTATCCATCCAACGCTGTATTTAATACATTTTGGTTTAGTAAGGATGAAAAAGGGCGTGCATCAAGCGCATTACTAGCAGGGTCTTATTTTGGTCCTGTATTAGCACCATTTATTACAGTCGCAATTTATAATACATTTGGTTGGGAAGCTGTATTTTTTATTTTTGGTATTGTAGGCTTTTTAATTGCGATTCTTTGGGCGATTATTGCTAAAGATTTACCAGAACATCACAAAATGGTAAATGAGGCTGAAAAACTTTACATTATGGAAAATCGTGATGTTGTGGAAACGGAAAAATCTTCTGCACCGTGGGCACAATTTTTTGCAAGATTTAGTTTCTATGCTATTGCGGCACAATATTTTGTCGTACAGTTTGTTATCACATTATTCTTAATTTGGTATCCTACATATCTCATTGAGACATATAAAATTGACACGTTCACAATGAGTAAATTAGCAGGTATTCCATGGTTATTAATGTTCGTTTTAATTATGGTTGGGGGAGCAATTTCTGATAAAATTTTAAGCACAGGAAAATCACGCTTTATTGCACGTGCAACAATTGCTATTTTTGGATTTATCGTATTTGGTATTTCATTAGTATTTGCAGTAAATGCAGGTTCATTAGTAATGAATATCTTTTGGATGTCATTATGTTTAGCAGGTGTAGGGCTTTCAATGGTTATGAGTTGGGCATCAGCGACAGATATTGGGCGTAACTTCTCAGGTTCTGTATCTGGATGGATGAACCTTTGGGGAAATGTTGGAGCAATGACAAGCCCAATCGTTGCGGCTGTGTTAGCAGAAAGTATTGGTTGGAAACCTACTTTATTATCTATGTTAGTATTGGTCGTTGCAGCGATTGTTTTATGGTTCTTCGTTAAACCAGATCAACCATTAATTCGTGATGAAGCGGAAAAGGCATAA
- a CDS encoding PTS transporter subunit IIC → METTKDKITFQTFTFNVLNGLAIAIVAGLIPNAVLGGLFKYLSTYSDIFNTLSYVVMGIQFMLPMMVGVLIAMQFKLSALATVVIGAASYVGSGAAKVTEAGWQIVGIGDLINTMITAAIAVLLVLWLEERFGSLKMILLPILVGGIPGLIGVVTLPYVSKITLAIGELINTFTTLQPVIMCILIAVLFSFIIVSPVSTIAVGLAIGISGMAAGAAAVGVATTGIVLFICTLKVNKIGVPIAILLGAMKMMMTNVIRYPIMLLPIGLTAACAGAAGSIIGVIGTKETAGFGLVGLVGPIKAIEMLEGSVAMNIFLVALVFVIIPGVVGFILNFLFTKVFKLYSNEIYRFLAAEASK, encoded by the coding sequence ATGGAAACAACAAAGGACAAGATTACTTTTCAAACATTTACATTTAATGTATTAAATGGGCTTGCGATTGCTATTGTAGCAGGATTAATTCCTAATGCAGTACTCGGTGGGCTATTTAAATATTTGAGCACTTATTCGGATATTTTTAATACACTTTCTTACGTAGTAATGGGGATACAGTTCATGTTACCGATGATGGTCGGTGTACTTATAGCGATGCAATTTAAACTATCTGCTTTAGCTACTGTTGTCATAGGCGCAGCCTCTTATGTTGGTTCAGGTGCGGCCAAAGTGACTGAAGCGGGTTGGCAAATTGTTGGGATTGGTGATTTAATCAACACGATGATTACAGCAGCAATTGCAGTATTACTAGTTTTATGGCTAGAAGAGCGATTTGGAAGTTTGAAAATGATTTTACTTCCTATACTAGTCGGTGGTATTCCTGGATTAATAGGGGTTGTGACATTACCTTACGTGAGTAAAATTACGTTAGCCATTGGTGAATTGATTAATACTTTTACGACGTTACAACCGGTTATCATGTGTATTTTAATTGCAGTTTTATTTTCATTTATTATTGTTTCACCGGTGTCGACAATTGCAGTAGGGCTCGCTATTGGGATTTCTGGAATGGCAGCAGGCGCTGCAGCAGTCGGGGTTGCGACGACAGGTATTGTTTTGTTCATATGTACTTTGAAAGTGAATAAAATTGGCGTGCCCATCGCGATTTTATTAGGAGCGATGAAAATGATGATGACTAATGTGATTCGCTATCCGATTATGTTGTTGCCAATCGGCTTAACTGCAGCATGTGCAGGTGCAGCGGGGAGTATTATCGGTGTGATAGGAACGAAAGAAACAGCAGGTTTTGGGCTTGTCGGTTTAGTGGGGCCCATTAAAGCGATTGAGATGCTTGAAGGTTCCGTTGCAATGAATATCTTTTTAGTCGCACTTGTATTTGTTATCATTCCTGGCGTTGTTGGATTTATTCTTAACTTTTTGTTTACGAAAGTATTCAAACTGTATTCTAATGAGATTTATCGTTTTTTAGCGGCAGAAGCGTCCAAATAA
- a CDS encoding glycerate kinase yields the protein MKRLLIAPDSFKESMTAMEAAKAIERGFKRVFKDEWTYVKLPMADGGEGTIQSLHDALHGKWRTITVTGPLGNKVEATYSIAKQGELAIIEMAEASGLGLVACKARNPLLTTTYGTGELVRDALEQGVSHIILGIGGSATNDGGAGCIQALGGRLKDKSGCELPFGGAALIDLETIDLSQRDERLNTVTFEVACDVSNPLLGLRGATMVYGPQKGATPEHILQLEAALQRFAYVIKKDLKKDVANEPGAGAAGGLGAGLLAALNVQLRSGIDIVLETTKFKQHALNADLVITGEGKIDGQTIYGKTPIGVAQAAKLYKKTVIAVAGMLGEGHEAVYEHGIDAVFSLVPGPNNLEEALEKGPEYLEQWAFNLAKVYAHMS from the coding sequence ATGAAAAGGTTATTAATTGCCCCAGATTCTTTTAAAGAAAGTATGACGGCGATGGAAGCAGCGAAAGCAATTGAGCGTGGCTTTAAACGTGTCTTTAAGGATGAATGGACATATGTAAAGCTTCCGATGGCAGATGGTGGAGAGGGAACGATTCAATCCTTGCATGATGCATTACATGGTAAGTGGCGGACAATTACAGTAACTGGGCCACTTGGCAATAAAGTTGAAGCTACATATAGTATAGCGAAGCAAGGCGAGCTTGCTATTATCGAAATGGCAGAAGCTTCAGGTTTAGGTTTAGTAGCGTGTAAGGCGCGTAATCCTTTGTTAACGACGACATATGGAACAGGAGAATTGGTACGCGATGCTTTAGAACAAGGTGTGTCTCATATTATTTTAGGTATTGGTGGAAGCGCGACTAATGACGGTGGTGCTGGATGTATTCAAGCTTTAGGTGGTCGTTTGAAAGATAAAAGTGGGTGCGAGCTTCCTTTTGGCGGCGCAGCGCTTATTGATTTAGAGACGATAGATTTATCACAACGCGATGAACGTTTAAACACTGTCACATTTGAAGTGGCGTGCGATGTGTCTAATCCGTTATTAGGTCTGCGCGGTGCAACAATGGTTTATGGTCCGCAAAAAGGCGCCACACCAGAGCACATATTACAACTTGAAGCGGCACTACAGCGGTTCGCTTACGTAATTAAGAAAGATTTGAAAAAAGATGTAGCAAATGAACCGGGAGCTGGTGCTGCTGGCGGTCTAGGTGCAGGCTTACTCGCCGCATTGAATGTACAGTTACGTTCGGGCATCGATATTGTTTTAGAAACGACAAAGTTTAAGCAACATGCCTTGAACGCTGATTTAGTAATCACTGGTGAAGGTAAAATAGATGGCCAAACGATATATGGTAAAACCCCTATAGGCGTAGCTCAAGCAGCGAAGTTATACAAAAAAACTGTGATTGCAGTGGCGGGTATGTTAGGGGAAGGCCATGAAGCTGTGTATGAACACGGTATTGACGCAGTCTTTTCACTTGTACCTGGACCTAACAATTTAGAAGAAGCTTTAGAGAAGGGGCCAGAATATTTAGAGCAGTGGGCATTTAATTTAGCAAAAGTGTACGCTCATATGTCATAA